The following proteins are co-located in the Chryseobacterium daecheongense genome:
- the rpmC gene encoding 50S ribosomal protein L29 gives MKKAEIKNLSAEDIQAKLTEAKAEFSKMKLAHKISPLENPIQIRDLRKTIARLNTELTTKQQ, from the coding sequence ATGAAAAAAGCTGAAATTAAAAATCTAAGCGCAGAAGATATTCAAGCTAAATTGACTGAAGCTAAAGCTGAGTTCTCTAAAATGAAATTAGCTCACAAAATCAGTCCTCTTGAAAATCCAATTCAAATCAGAGATTTGAGAAAGACAATCGCAAGACTAAATACAGAGTTAACCACTAAACAACAATAA
- a CDS encoding DeoR/GlpR family DNA-binding transcription regulator — translation MEKLIPRHTEILQELEKKDYVLVQELCEKYNVSSVTIRKDLNYLESLGLLFRNHGGASKHVRYAYEKNVDEKENINVEAKQNIAKAAVKLIEENDCIILASGTTMHYLARMLVNFGRLTVLTSSLRVALELCNNPNINIIQLGGEVRKSSTSIVGSISETILAQFSCNKLFLGVDGIDMDFGISTSNAAEAHLNQLMIECSDKVMILADSSKLNKKGFGKISSLDKIDYLITDDGILEEDKKRLEEIGLSVITK, via the coding sequence ATGGAAAAATTAATACCAAGGCATACTGAGATACTGCAGGAGCTGGAAAAGAAAGATTATGTTCTCGTGCAGGAATTATGCGAAAAGTATAATGTTTCTTCCGTTACCATTCGAAAGGATCTGAACTATTTAGAAAGCTTGGGTCTTCTTTTTCGAAATCATGGAGGTGCAAGCAAGCATGTGAGGTATGCGTATGAAAAGAACGTAGATGAAAAGGAGAATATTAATGTAGAGGCTAAGCAGAATATTGCCAAGGCGGCAGTGAAACTTATAGAAGAAAACGATTGTATTATTCTGGCTTCAGGAACTACAATGCATTATCTGGCAAGGATGCTGGTGAATTTCGGCCGTCTTACTGTGCTTACGTCATCGCTGAGAGTGGCATTGGAGTTATGCAATAATCCTAATATAAATATTATACAATTGGGGGGTGAGGTTCGTAAAAGTTCTACATCGATCGTGGGCTCTATATCCGAAACAATTCTTGCTCAGTTTTCATGCAATAAATTATTCCTGGGGGTAGACGGCATTGATATGGATTTTGGAATCAGTACTTCCAATGCAGCTGAAGCACATCTCAATCAATTAATGATAGAATGTTCCGATAAAGTGATGATATTGGCGGACTCATCCAAACTAAACAAAAAAGGCTTCGGTAAGATTTCTTCTTTAGATAAAATAGATTATCTGATTACCGATGATGGCATACTAGAAGAGGATAAAAAGAGGCTCGAAGAAATAGGTCTGAGTGTTATCACGAAGTAG
- the rplV gene encoding 50S ribosomal protein L22 produces MGSRKQDSSIARKEANKDVVKASLNNCPSSPRKMRLVADIIRGEQVDKALYILKYSKKEASNKLEKLLLSAMANWQTKNEGSDIEEANLIIKEIFVDSARQLKRLRPAPQGRGHRIRKRSNHVTLILGNKEN; encoded by the coding sequence ATGGGATCAAGAAAACAAGATAGTTCAATCGCAAGAAAAGAAGCTAACAAAGACGTTGTAAAGGCTTCATTAAACAATTGCCCGTCTTCTCCAAGAAAAATGAGATTAGTTGCTGATATCATCAGAGGAGAGCAGGTAGATAAAGCTCTTTATATCCTTAAATATTCTAAAAAAGAAGCATCTAACAAGTTAGAGAAATTACTTCTTTCTGCTATGGCAAACTGGCAGACGAAAAACGAAGGTTCGGATATAGAAGAAGCTAACCTTATCATTAAAGAAATATTCGTGGATAGTGCAAGACAATTGAAGAGACTAAGACCAGCTCCACAAGGTAGAGGTCATAGAATCAGAAAAAGATCTAACCACGTTACACTAATCTTAGGTAATAAAGAAAATTAA
- a CDS encoding glycerol-3-phosphate dehydrogenase/oxidase, translated as MKRNEELSKLTTVKEWDFLVIGGGASGLGSALDAVSRGFKTLLLESHDFAKATSSRSTKLVHGGVRYLAQGDIGLVKEALKERGLLAKNAAHVVKNQSFIIPNYTWWGGIYYKIGLSIYDFLAGKLSLGKTKYISKSKTVEKLPTIEQKNLASGVVYQDGQFDDARLAVNLTQTIIEKGGTAVNYVKVINLIKNSSNKVIGVIAEDQFTKQQFEIHAKVVINATGVFTNDILNMNNPKHGKFVVPSQGIHLVLDKSFLKSDDAIMIPKTSDGRVLFVVPWHDRALVGTTDTLLESESFEPRALEEEIKFVLNTARQYLAKKPTREDVKSVFAGLRPLAAPKDGSKSTKEVSRSHKVVTSDTGLVSIIGGKWTTYRKMAEDTIDEAMKVHHLGTTTSKTEHLSIHGNVKPETVDRSNHLYVYGSDIPEIKKLQQSNPEFSEKIHPDHPFTVAEAIWAIRQEMAETIEDILARRVRLLFLDARAAIDSAHKIASIIAKENGHSEEWANEQEREFIELAKGYLLTPYSPRSI; from the coding sequence ATGAAACGAAATGAAGAACTCAGCAAATTAACCACCGTAAAAGAATGGGACTTTTTAGTCATTGGTGGAGGAGCAAGCGGTTTAGGTTCGGCATTGGACGCAGTAAGCAGAGGGTTTAAAACATTACTGCTGGAATCTCACGATTTCGCGAAAGCTACTTCCAGCAGAAGTACAAAGCTGGTACACGGCGGCGTAAGATATTTGGCACAGGGAGATATCGGTTTGGTAAAAGAGGCATTGAAGGAAAGGGGATTATTGGCAAAAAATGCAGCCCATGTGGTAAAAAATCAATCATTTATTATTCCTAATTATACATGGTGGGGAGGAATTTATTACAAAATAGGACTTTCGATTTACGATTTTCTGGCAGGGAAATTAAGCTTAGGTAAAACAAAATATATCAGCAAATCAAAAACAGTTGAAAAACTTCCGACGATTGAACAGAAAAATCTGGCAAGCGGGGTTGTATATCAGGACGGGCAGTTTGATGACGCGAGATTGGCTGTTAATTTAACCCAGACCATTATTGAAAAAGGAGGCACAGCAGTTAATTATGTTAAAGTAATTAACCTGATAAAAAACAGTTCCAATAAAGTAATCGGTGTAATCGCTGAAGATCAGTTTACTAAGCAGCAATTTGAAATCCACGCAAAAGTAGTCATTAATGCGACAGGAGTTTTCACGAATGATATCCTGAATATGAACAACCCGAAACATGGAAAATTCGTTGTTCCAAGCCAGGGTATTCATTTGGTACTGGATAAGTCCTTCTTGAAAAGTGACGACGCCATTATGATTCCGAAAACTTCTGACGGAAGGGTCTTATTTGTCGTTCCATGGCACGACAGAGCGCTTGTAGGAACAACCGATACATTATTGGAAAGTGAAAGTTTTGAGCCACGAGCATTGGAAGAAGAAATTAAGTTTGTTTTAAATACAGCAAGACAATATTTAGCAAAAAAACCTACTCGGGAAGATGTAAAATCTGTTTTTGCAGGACTTCGGCCGCTTGCCGCACCAAAGGATGGAAGCAAAAGCACAAAAGAAGTTTCGAGAAGCCATAAAGTGGTAACATCCGATACAGGATTGGTTTCCATTATCGGAGGAAAATGGACTACCTATCGAAAAATGGCAGAAGATACTATCGATGAAGCGATGAAAGTTCACCATCTGGGAACAACTACATCCAAAACAGAACATCTTTCGATTCATGGAAATGTAAAACCTGAAACGGTAGACAGAAGCAATCATTTGTATGTTTACGGATCAGACATTCCGGAAATCAAAAAACTACAGCAGAGCAATCCTGAATTTTCAGAAAAAATACATCCTGATCATCCATTCACAGTTGCTGAAGCAATTTGGGCAATCCGTCAGGAAATGGCAGAAACCATTGAGGACATCCTGGCCCGAAGAGTCCGTCTTTTATTTTTAGATGCAAGAGCAGCAATCGACAGTGCACATAAGATTGCTTCTATTATCGCAAAAGAAAACGGACATTCAGAGGAATGGGCTAATGAGCAGGAAAGAGAATTTATCGAATTGGCAAAGGGATACCTGTTAACTCCTTATTCGCCAAGATCCATTTAA
- the rplW gene encoding 50S ribosomal protein L23, with amino-acid sequence MSIIIKPVISEKANYLTDLRGSYSFLVDTKANKIQIKKAVEAAYGVKVADVNTMIYAPKVSSKYTKKGLQVGKTNKLKKAVIKLAEGEVIDIFAVN; translated from the coding sequence ATGTCTATTATTATTAAACCAGTTATTTCAGAAAAGGCTAATTACCTTACAGATTTAAGAGGTTCTTATTCTTTCTTAGTGGATACTAAGGCGAATAAAATCCAGATCAAAAAAGCTGTTGAAGCAGCTTACGGTGTAAAAGTAGCAGACGTTAACACAATGATTTATGCTCCGAAGGTTTCTTCGAAATACACTAAAAAAGGTCTTCAAGTAGGAAAGACAAACAAATTGAAAAAAGCGGTAATCAAACTTGCTGAAGGTGAGGTTATCGATATTTTTGCTGTAAATTAA
- the rplX gene encoding 50S ribosomal protein L24: MSKLKIKRGDNVIITTGKKDIKGKTGEVIEVIKKEGRDPRVIVAGLNIIKKHVKPSASNPQGGIVEREASIHISNVALVGKDGKAVKVGYKTEGDKKVRINKKTGETL, translated from the coding sequence ATGTCAAAGTTAAAAATAAAAAGAGGAGATAACGTAATCATTACTACTGGTAAGAAAGATATCAAAGGTAAGACTGGTGAAGTTATTGAAGTGATCAAAAAAGAAGGTAGAGACCCTAGAGTAATTGTTGCAGGACTTAACATCATTAAGAAACACGTTAAGCCTTCAGCTTCAAATCCTCAAGGAGGAATCGTTGAAAGAGAAGCTTCTATTCATATCTCAAATGTAGCTTTAGTTGGTAAAGACGGTAAAGCTGTAAAAGTAGGTTACAAAACTGAAGGAGATAAGAAGGTAAGAATCAACAAAAAAACGGGTGAAACTTTATAA
- the rpsC gene encoding 30S ribosomal protein S3, with amino-acid sequence MGQKTNPIGNRLGIIRGWDSNWFGGNDYGDRIAEDYKIRRYLEARLSKGGISKIFIERTLKLVTVTITTARPGLIIGKGGQEVDKLKEELKKLTGKDIQINIFEIKRPELDAVLVADSIAKQIENRISYRRAVKMAIASTMRMGAEGIKVQISGRLNGAEMARSESFKDGRIPLSTFRADIDYHIAEAHTTYGRLGVKVWIMKGEVYGKRELSPLVGQQKKGPSGGGNRGDRDNRRPSRDKKNN; translated from the coding sequence ATGGGACAGAAGACAAATCCAATTGGTAACAGATTAGGTATCATCAGAGGATGGGATTCTAACTGGTTTGGTGGAAACGATTATGGAGACAGAATCGCTGAAGACTACAAAATCAGAAGATACCTTGAAGCTAGATTATCTAAAGGTGGAATTTCAAAAATCTTTATTGAAAGAACATTAAAATTAGTTACAGTTACTATTACTACTGCTAGACCGGGACTTATCATCGGGAAAGGAGGTCAGGAAGTTGATAAATTGAAAGAAGAGTTGAAGAAATTGACTGGTAAGGATATTCAGATCAACATTTTCGAAATCAAAAGACCTGAGCTTGATGCAGTATTAGTTGCTGATAGCATTGCTAAGCAAATTGAAAACAGAATTTCTTACAGAAGAGCTGTTAAAATGGCTATTGCAAGCACAATGAGAATGGGTGCAGAAGGTATCAAAGTTCAGATCTCTGGTAGATTGAACGGAGCTGAAATGGCAAGAAGCGAATCTTTCAAAGACGGAAGAATTCCTTTATCTACTTTCAGAGCTGATATCGATTACCACATTGCAGAGGCTCATACTACTTATGGTAGACTTGGGGTTAAAGTTTGGATTATGAAAGGTGAAGTTTATGGTAAAAGAGAACTTTCTCCTTTAGTAGGACAACAGAAAAAAGGACCTTCAGGAGGAGGAAACAGAGGAGACAGAGATAACAGAAGACCTTCAAGAGATAAAAAAAATAATTAA
- the rplN gene encoding 50S ribosomal protein L14 — MLQTESRLKVADNTGAKEVLVIRVLGGTRRRYASVGDKIVVTIKDSTPSGNAKKGQVSKAVVVRTKKAVRRKDGSYIKFEDNACVLLNAAGEMRGTRVFGPVARELRDKEYMKIISLAPEVL, encoded by the coding sequence ATGTTACAAACAGAATCAAGATTAAAAGTTGCTGATAACACAGGTGCTAAAGAAGTATTGGTTATCAGAGTTCTGGGAGGAACCAGAAGAAGATATGCTTCAGTTGGTGATAAAATCGTAGTTACGATCAAAGATTCTACACCATCAGGAAATGCTAAAAAAGGTCAGGTATCTAAAGCTGTAGTAGTAAGAACTAAAAAAGCAGTTAGAAGAAAAGATGGATCATACATCAAATTCGAAGATAACGCTTGTGTATTACTAAACGCAGCAGGAGAAATGAGAGGAACACGTGTTTTCGGACCTGTGGCTCGTGAGTTGAGAGACAAAGAATATATGAAAATCATTTCATTAGCTCCTGAAGTACTTTAA
- the rplD gene encoding 50S ribosomal protein L4, whose translation MELVVLNTSGKETGRKVTLDETVFGIEPNQHAVYLEVKQYLAAQRQGTHKSKERSEITASTKKLKKQKGSGSARYGDIKSPTFRGGGRVFGPKPRDYRFKLNKALKRLAKKSVLSQKLRDNSIKVLEAFNFETPKTKEFININNALGFEGKKSLYILDEANKNVYLSSRNLPKTKVLAYNEISSYDLINAGEIVFLEGAIEKFQENLKK comes from the coding sequence ATGGAACTAGTAGTATTAAATACATCAGGAAAAGAGACCGGAAGAAAAGTAACTCTAGACGAAACAGTATTCGGAATTGAGCCAAATCAGCACGCGGTTTACTTAGAAGTTAAGCAATATCTTGCCGCTCAGAGACAAGGTACTCATAAATCAAAAGAAAGAAGCGAAATTACGGCTTCTACTAAAAAGCTTAAGAAGCAAAAAGGATCTGGATCTGCTAGATATGGTGATATTAAATCTCCAACATTCAGAGGTGGAGGTAGAGTATTCGGACCTAAGCCAAGAGACTACAGATTCAAATTGAATAAAGCTCTTAAGAGATTAGCAAAAAAATCTGTTTTATCTCAGAAATTGAGAGATAACAGTATTAAAGTATTAGAGGCTTTCAATTTCGAAACTCCTAAAACTAAAGAGTTTATCAACATCAATAACGCTTTAGGATTCGAAGGTAAAAAATCTCTTTACATCTTAGATGAAGCAAACAAAAATGTTTATTTATCTTCAAGAAACCTACCTAAGACTAAAGTTCTTGCTTATAACGAAATTAGTTCTTATGACCTAATCAATGCAGGTGAGATCGTATTCTTAGAAGGTGCTATCGAGAAATTCCAAGAAAATTTAAAGAAATAA
- the rpsS gene encoding 30S ribosomal protein S19: MARSLKKGPFIHHTLDKKVQANIESGKKTVIKTWSRASMISPDFVGQTIAVHNGKSFIPVYVTENMVGHKLGEFSPTRSFRGHGGNKNKGSR, translated from the coding sequence ATGGCAAGATCACTTAAAAAAGGACCGTTCATTCATCATACTTTAGATAAGAAGGTTCAGGCAAATATAGAGTCTGGTAAGAAGACAGTTATCAAAACTTGGTCTAGAGCATCGATGATCTCTCCGGACTTCGTAGGACAAACTATTGCTGTACATAACGGGAAATCTTTTATCCCTGTATATGTTACAGAAAACATGGTTGGTCACAAGTTAGGCGAATTTTCTCCAACAAGATCTTTCAGAGGTCATGGTGGTAACAAAAACAAAGGAAGCAGATAA
- a CDS encoding aquaporin family protein, translating into MTPFIAEIIGTMLMILLGNGVVANVVLKDTKGNNSGWIVITTAWALAVFVGVTVAGPVSGAHLNPAVTLGLAIAGKFSWDLVPTYIAGEMIGAMLGAFLVWLFNKDHFAITEDEGAKLACFSTGPAIRKPVSNLISEIIGTFVLVFVIFHFADPSLTLGNDPTAKIGLGTVGALPVTLLVWAIGLSLGGTTGYAINPARDLGPRIMHAILPVKGSSDWGYAWIPIAGPVLGATLAALLHLALS; encoded by the coding sequence ATGACTCCATTTATAGCAGAAATCATCGGAACAATGCTTATGATCCTACTCGGAAACGGTGTAGTGGCCAATGTTGTTTTAAAGGATACAAAAGGAAACAATTCCGGTTGGATTGTAATTACCACAGCCTGGGCACTTGCAGTTTTCGTTGGGGTAACGGTTGCAGGGCCAGTGAGTGGCGCTCATCTGAACCCTGCCGTAACGTTAGGCCTGGCTATCGCGGGAAAATTTTCATGGGATCTGGTTCCCACATATATCGCCGGAGAAATGATTGGCGCCATGTTAGGTGCTTTTCTTGTCTGGCTATTTAATAAGGATCACTTTGCCATTACCGAAGATGAAGGGGCAAAATTAGCATGTTTCAGCACAGGTCCGGCAATAAGAAAGCCGGTTTCGAATCTTATCAGTGAAATTATAGGAACGTTCGTGCTTGTTTTTGTGATCTTCCATTTTGCCGATCCAAGCCTCACTTTGGGTAATGATCCGACCGCTAAGATCGGACTGGGGACTGTTGGTGCTCTACCTGTTACCTTACTTGTTTGGGCTATTGGCTTATCATTAGGAGGAACTACAGGTTATGCCATTAATCCTGCCCGTGACCTTGGACCAAGGATTATGCACGCTATTCTTCCGGTAAAAGGAAGCAGTGATTGGGGATATGCATGGATTCCTATTGCAGGACCAGTGCTAGGAGCAACCCTTGCGGCTTTATTGCATCTCGCTTTAAGTTAA
- the rpsQ gene encoding 30S ribosomal protein S17, whose amino-acid sequence MMERNLRKERIGIVSSNKMEKTIVVSETTRVKHPMYGKFVLKTKKYTAHDENNECTEGDTVLIQETRPMSKSKRWRLVRIIEKAK is encoded by the coding sequence ATTATGGAAAGAAACTTAAGAAAAGAAAGAATCGGAATAGTTTCCAGCAATAAAATGGAAAAGACCATTGTTGTAAGTGAGACTACTAGAGTGAAACACCCGATGTACGGTAAATTCGTATTAAAAACGAAAAAATATACTGCACACGACGAAAACAACGAATGCACAGAAGGAGATACAGTTCTTATCCAAGAAACTAGACCAATGAGCAAGAGTAAAAGATGGAGATTAGTAAGAATCATTGAAAAAGCTAAGTAA
- the rplP gene encoding 50S ribosomal protein L16: MLQPKRTKFRRVHKMKMKGIAQRGNQLAYGTFGIKATEGAWITARQIEAARIAATRYMKREGQLWIKIFPDKPITKKPAEVRMGKGKGAVEYWVAVVKPGKIMFEVGGVPYEIAKEALRLAAQKLPVVTKFVVANDFVKPL; encoded by the coding sequence ATGTTACAACCAAAAAGAACCAAATTCCGTAGAGTTCATAAGATGAAGATGAAGGGGATTGCTCAGAGAGGTAATCAACTTGCTTACGGAACTTTCGGAATCAAAGCTACAGAAGGAGCTTGGATCACTGCAAGACAGATTGAAGCTGCGCGTATCGCTGCGACAAGATATATGAAGAGAGAAGGTCAACTATGGATCAAAATTTTCCCGGATAAGCCAATTACTAAAAAACCAGCTGAAGTAAGGATGGGTAAAGGTAAAGGTGCTGTGGAATATTGGGTAGCTGTAGTAAAGCCAGGTAAAATTATGTTTGAAGTGGGTGGTGTACCTTACGAAATCGCTAAGGAAGCTTTAAGACTTGCTGCTCAGAAATTACCGGTAGTGACCAAATTTGTAGTTGCGAACGATTTTGTTAAACCTCTATAA
- the rplB gene encoding 50S ribosomal protein L2: protein MSVRKLKPITPGQRFRIVNNFEEITTNKPEKSLTVGIKKSGGRNQTGKMTMRYTGGGHKKKYRIIDFKRNKHDVEATVKSVEYDPNRTAFIALLEYADGEKRYIIAPNGIKVDQKVIAGESVEPNIGNAMKLKNIPLGTVISCVEMKPGQGAILARSAGSSAQLTSRDGKYAIIKLPSGESRMILTECYAMIGSVSNSDHQLTVSGKAGRSRWLGRRPRTRAVVMNPVDHPMGGGEGRSSGGHPRSRNGKPAKGYKTRKKNKVSNRYIVSKRK, encoded by the coding sequence ATGTCTGTTAGAAAATTAAAACCTATCACCCCGGGACAGAGATTCAGAATTGTAAATAATTTTGAGGAAATTACTACCAACAAACCAGAGAAATCTCTAACAGTTGGTATTAAAAAGTCAGGTGGACGTAACCAAACAGGTAAAATGACCATGCGTTACACCGGAGGTGGACACAAAAAGAAATACAGAATTATCGACTTCAAAAGAAACAAACATGATGTTGAAGCAACGGTAAAATCTGTAGAATACGATCCAAACAGAACTGCATTTATCGCTTTATTAGAGTACGCAGATGGAGAGAAGAGATATATCATCGCTCCAAACGGTATTAAAGTTGATCAAAAGGTGATTGCAGGAGAAAGCGTAGAGCCAAATATCGGTAACGCAATGAAATTGAAAAATATTCCATTAGGTACTGTTATTTCTTGTGTTGAAATGAAGCCTGGACAAGGTGCTATTTTAGCAAGAAGTGCTGGCTCTTCAGCTCAATTAACTTCAAGAGACGGAAAATATGCAATCATCAAATTGCCTTCAGGAGAATCTAGAATGATCCTTACTGAATGTTATGCAATGATTGGATCTGTTTCTAACTCTGATCACCAATTAACAGTATCAGGAAAAGCTGGTAGAAGCAGATGGTTAGGTAGAAGACCAAGAACAAGAGCGGTTGTAATGAACCCGGTAGATCACCCAATGGGTGGTGGTGAAGGACGTTCTTCAGGAGGTCACCCAAGGTCTAGAAACGGTAAACCGGCTAAAGGTTACAAAACTAGAAAGAAAAACAAAGTGTCTAACCGTTACATCGTATCTAAAAGAAAATAA
- the glpK gene encoding glycerol kinase GlpK: MSEKLILALDQGTTSSRAILFNHSGEIEFVSQKSFEQIFPTPGWVEHDPNEIWSSQVSVAAEVIAKAGISGLEVAAIGITNQRETTIVWDRETGEPVYNAIVWQDRRTSKYCDSLKEQGYTDMIKEKTGLVLDAYFSATKVKWILDNVDGAREQAEAGKLCFGTVDTWLVWKLTRGKMFITDVSNASRTMLLNIQSLEWDEDLLKLFNIPKAILPEVKQSSEVYGETATTLFSTKIPIAGIAGDQQAALFGQMCTTPGMVKNTYGTGCFLLMNTGKEAVHSKNNLLTTVAWKINGEVNYALEGSVFVGGAAIQWVRDGLKLINSADEINSLAKTVEDNGGVYFVPALTGLGAPYWDQYARGTIVGVTRGTTNGHIARATLEGIAFQVYDIVKAMEADSGTGSLELRVDGGASNSDLLMQIQSDLFGFKITRPRTLETTALGAAYLAGLAVGYWKNIDEIQSQWIVDKDFHPQLEKEKADKMIHFWHKAVKRSQDWIED, encoded by the coding sequence ATGAGTGAAAAGTTAATTCTCGCTCTGGACCAAGGCACAACTTCGTCAAGAGCCATTTTATTCAATCACAGCGGAGAAATAGAATTTGTTTCTCAGAAAAGTTTTGAACAGATATTTCCTACCCCGGGTTGGGTAGAGCATGACCCTAATGAAATCTGGTCTTCCCAGGTATCGGTAGCAGCAGAAGTTATCGCTAAAGCAGGTATCTCAGGGCTTGAGGTTGCAGCGATAGGGATTACAAACCAGCGCGAAACAACGATCGTTTGGGACAGAGAAACAGGTGAACCCGTTTATAATGCTATCGTATGGCAGGACAGGAGAACATCAAAATACTGTGACTCGCTAAAAGAACAAGGGTATACAGACATGATCAAAGAAAAAACAGGTTTGGTTCTTGATGCTTATTTTTCAGCAACCAAAGTAAAGTGGATCCTTGATAATGTAGATGGAGCAAGAGAGCAGGCAGAAGCAGGAAAATTGTGTTTTGGAACTGTTGATACATGGCTGGTATGGAAGCTAACGCGTGGAAAAATGTTTATCACAGATGTTTCGAACGCAAGCAGAACAATGCTCCTAAACATCCAATCTTTAGAATGGGATGAAGATCTTTTAAAGTTATTTAATATTCCAAAAGCGATCCTTCCTGAAGTAAAACAAAGCAGTGAAGTTTATGGAGAAACCGCTACCACTTTATTCTCAACAAAAATCCCAATTGCAGGTATTGCCGGAGACCAGCAGGCAGCTTTGTTCGGACAAATGTGTACAACACCGGGAATGGTAAAAAATACATACGGTACAGGATGCTTTCTTTTGATGAACACAGGGAAAGAGGCCGTTCACTCTAAGAACAACTTGCTGACAACCGTTGCATGGAAGATAAACGGAGAAGTTAATTATGCACTGGAAGGCAGTGTTTTTGTGGGAGGGGCTGCAATTCAATGGGTAAGAGACGGGCTCAAATTAATTAACTCAGCTGACGAAATTAACAGTCTGGCCAAAACCGTCGAAGATAATGGAGGTGTTTATTTTGTACCGGCACTTACAGGTCTGGGAGCTCCATATTGGGATCAGTATGCAAGGGGAACTATTGTTGGAGTGACAAGAGGAACCACTAACGGACATATTGCCAGAGCTACTCTAGAAGGTATAGCATTCCAGGTATATGATATTGTAAAAGCGATGGAGGCAGATTCCGGAACTGGTAGTTTAGAGCTAAGAGTTGATGGTGGTGCTTCCAATAGCGACTTACTAATGCAAATCCAGTCTGATCTATTCGGTTTCAAGATTACACGCCCAAGAACTTTAGAAACAACAGCCCTGGGTGCTGCCTATCTTGCCGGACTTGCAGTAGGTTATTGGAAAAATATTGACGAAATTCAATCTCAATGGATCGTGGATAAAGACTTCCACCCTCAGCTTGAGAAAGAAAAAGCCGACAAGATGATCCACTTCTGGCACAAAGCAGTAAAGCGTTCTCAAGATTGGATTGAAGATTAA
- the rplC gene encoding 50S ribosomal protein L3 → MSGIIGKKIGMTSLFNEEGKNIPCTVIQAGPCSVLQVRTIEKDGYKSVQLGFDDKSEKNVGKALAGHFKKAGSAPKAKLVEFYREFVDEVKVGEEVKVDLFAEGEYVDVTGTSKGKGFQGVVKRHGFGGVMQATHGQHNRLRAPGSIGAGSDPSRVFKGMRMAGRMGGKQVTVQNLQVLKVDQEQNLLVVKGAVPGAKNSYVIIRKWN, encoded by the coding sequence ATGTCAGGTATTATTGGTAAAAAAATCGGTATGACGTCTTTGTTTAACGAAGAAGGAAAAAACATTCCTTGTACAGTTATTCAAGCTGGTCCGTGCTCGGTTTTACAGGTCAGAACCATTGAAAAGGACGGTTATAAGTCAGTTCAATTAGGTTTCGATGACAAGAGTGAAAAGAACGTTGGTAAAGCGTTAGCTGGCCATTTTAAAAAGGCTGGTTCTGCTCCTAAAGCTAAATTGGTAGAATTCTACAGAGAATTCGTTGATGAAGTAAAAGTAGGAGAAGAAGTAAAAGTTGATTTATTCGCTGAAGGTGAGTATGTTGACGTAACAGGGACTTCAAAAGGTAAAGGCTTCCAGGGTGTTGTTAAAAGACACGGATTTGGAGGTGTAATGCAGGCAACTCATGGTCAGCACAACAGACTTAGAGCTCCAGGTTCTATCGGTGCTGGTTCAGACCCTTCAAGAGTATTCAAAGGGATGAGAATGGCTGGAAGAATGGGAGGTAAGCAGGTAACTGTTCAAAACCTTCAAGTATTAAAAGTGGATCAAGAACAAAATCTTTTAGTAGTAAAAGGTGCTGTTCCGGGAGCTAAAAATTCTTATGTAATTATCAGAAAATGGAACTAG